A genomic stretch from Lagenorhynchus albirostris chromosome 12, mLagAlb1.1, whole genome shotgun sequence includes:
- the HMGN3 gene encoding high mobility group nucleosome-binding domain-containing protein 3 isoform X2, whose protein sequence is MPKRKSPENPEGKDGSKVTKQEPTRRSARLSAKPAPPKPEPKPRKTSAKKELATKVNKGAKGEKEEKQEAGKEGTAPSENGDTKAEETQKTESVNEGE, encoded by the exons tcTCCAGAAAACCCAGAGGGCAAGGATGGCTCCAAAGTAACTAAACAGGAG CCCACCAGACGGTCTGCCAGGTTGTCAGCG AAACCAGCTCCACCAAAACCTGAACCCAAACCAAGAAAAACATCTGCTAAG AAAGAACTGGCAACAAAGGTTAACAAAGGTGcgaaaggggagaaggaggaaaagcaagAAGCTGGAAAGGAAGGTACTGCACCATCTGAAAACGGTGACACTAAAGCAGAAGAG acacagaaaactgaATCTGTAAACGAGGGAGAATGA
- the HMGN3 gene encoding high mobility group nucleosome-binding domain-containing protein 3 isoform X1: MPKRKSPENPEGKDGSKVTKQEPTRRSARLSAKPAPPKPEPKPRKTSAKKELATKVNKGAKGEKEEKQEAGKEGTAPSENGDTKAEEIHISRSTVNVSASRGTPPSTLSVKGQIETVRVKGTVENSARLQ, translated from the exons tcTCCAGAAAACCCAGAGGGCAAGGATGGCTCCAAAGTAACTAAACAGGAG CCCACCAGACGGTCTGCCAGGTTGTCAGCG AAACCAGCTCCACCAAAACCTGAACCCAAACCAAGAAAAACATCTGCTAAG AAAGAACTGGCAACAAAGGTTAACAAAGGTGcgaaaggggagaaggaggaaaagcaagAAGCTGGAAAGGAAGGTACTGCACCATCTGAAAACGGTGACACTAAAGCAGAAGAG ATCCACATCTCTCGCTCAACTGTTAATGTCTCAGCCTCCAGAGGTACCCCACCCAGCACACTGTCAGTAAAGGGGCAGATTGAAACAGTGAGAGTTAAGGGTACAGTAGAAAATTCCGCACGTTTGCAGTGA